The DNA window AAATACCTTGAAGACAAGCTCGAAGAAGCGAAGTTCTATATAACGGCCCTTGAAAGAAGGAAGACGACCCTGATCACAATCGGAAATGAAATCGTGATGAGAAATGCACCCTTCCTCCTGAAAACAAGCGACAAGATAAGGCCTCTAAAGATGAATTCAATAGCAGATAAGATAGGTGTCGTAGTTTCCACCGTCAGCCGCGCCGTAAAGGATAAGTTTGTTCAGACTCCTGTCGGGACCTTCCCGATCCGGTACTTTTTCGGCAACGTACAGGAAAAGGAACAGGCCCTCGAAGTGATAGCCGAGATCGTCCGGGAAGACCCCGAGATTTCAGATGCGCAGCTTGTAATTGAACTTAATAACAGGGATATCTGCATAGCCAGGAGAACAGTCAACAAGTACAGAAACCAGCTTGGATTGGGAAAAACAAAATGGTGACGAAGGCAGCGCTTTTCGTCGGTGGGGAATATATATCTTCTACGGAATTCTACATGAGAAAGTTGGAGGAAACTTCTTTTGTATCGGCCGCCGATTCAGGAGCTGAAAAGCTCAGAAGTCTTGAAAGGCATCCCGATCTCCTTGTTGGAGACATGGATTCGATAAGCGAGACGACTCTTGATTGGTGCAGAAGCAAAGGGTCTTTGATTCTAATCTATCCGCCCGAGAAAGACGATACAGATACTCAGATCGCGCTTCAGGCCCTTGAAGAACGGGACATAACGGAGGTGGAGATCTTCGGCGCTACCGGTCTCCGGCTAGATCACTTCATGGGCACTCTTGCTTCAATCTACGGCGTACGGAACACCTTGAAAGCAACAATAGTGGAGGATAGCGTGGAGATCGGAATGGTATCCAAAGAGCTGGTCTCCTCAGCAGAACTCGGTGAAA is part of the Mesotoga sp. BH458_6_3_2_1 genome and encodes:
- a CDS encoding thiamine diphosphokinase, which codes for MVTKAALFVGGEYISSTEFYMRKLEETSFVSAADSGAEKLRSLERHPDLLVGDMDSISETTLDWCRSKGSLILIYPPEKDDTDTQIALQALEERDITEVEIFGATGLRLDHFMGTLASIYGVRNTLKATIVEDSVEIGMVSKELVSSAELGEIWSLFPFGGQPTMISLKGFKYSLRDATLEYGNPLGVSNETKESEVQILCKGGTVLYFRWLKKQ